ATGCGGGTCACCCCTCCGAGGCGCCGCGTTCGGGACTTGTGATTGTTTCTTTCCGGGCCATAAGGCCCGGCGCGATGCGGCCCGCCGCCGGATAACCTGACGAATGTGGACGACTCCGCGGTAGCGCACCCCGAGCAACCGGACTATCCGCAGCACTGGGAGGCCGACATCCTGCTGCGCGACGGCGGCACGGCCCGGATCCGGCCGATCACGCCCGCCGACGCCGCGCGGCTGGTGGAGTTCTACGAGCAGGTCTCCGACCAGTCCAAGTACTTCCGCTTCTTCGCGCCGTACCCGAAGCTGTCCGAGAAGGACGTCCGCCGCTTCACCCACCACGACTTCGTGAACCGGGTCGCGCTGGCCGTCGTCATCCGCGACCGCTTCATCGCGACCGTCCGCTACGACCGGATCGACGCCGAGGGCCGCCCGTCCGACACCGGCACCGACGCCGAAGTGGCGTTCCTGGTGCAGGACGCCCACCAGGGCCGCGGGGTCGCGTCGGCGCTGCTGGAGCACATCGCGGCGGTGGCGCAGGAGCGCGGGATCCGCCGGTTCCAGGCGGAGGTGCTGCCGGAGAACCGGAAGATGGTGAAGGTCTTCACCGACGCTGGCTACACCCAGCGCCGCAGCTTCGCCGACGGCGTGGTGCACCTGGAGTTCGACCTCGAACCGACCGCCCGCTCGCTGGCCGTGATGCGGGCGCGCGAACACCGTGCGGAGGCACGTTCGGTCCAGCGGCTGCTCACTCCGCGCTCGGTGGCGGTGATCGGCGTCTCGCGCAATCCGCAGACCGTCGGCCGGGCGATCCTGCGCGACCTGCTGGGGAGTTTCGACAGCACGCGTCCCGTCCACGCGGTGAACCGCAACGCCCCGCCCGGCACCGAGCTGGACGGCGTTCCGGTGCACCGCTCGATCCTGGACGTCCCGGGCCCGGTGGATCTGGCGGTGATCGCCGTCCCCGAGGGTGCCGTGCCCGCGGCCGTCGCCGAGTGCGGTGCGCACGGGGTGCAGGGCCTGGTGGTGGTGACCGCCGGGTACGCCGAGACCGGCGCGGAGGGCCGCGACCGGCAGCGGGCGCTGGTCCGCCAGGCGCGCGCGGCCGGGATGCGGGTGATCGGTCCGAACGCGTTCGGCCTGATCAACACCGACCCCGGTCTCCCGCTGAACGCCTCGCTCGCGCCGCACCTGCCCCGGCGCGGCGGCTTCGGGATCTTCTGCCAGTCCGGCGCGATCGGGGTGGCGCTGCTGGAGGCCGCCCACCGCCGGGGTCTGGGCGTCTCCTCGTTCGCCTCGGTCGGCAACCGGGCGGACGTCTCCGGCAACGACTTCCTGCAGTACTGGGCGGAGGACGACGCGACCGAGGTGGTGCTGCTCTACCTGGAGTCCTTCGGCAACCCGCGCAAGTTCACCAGGATCGCCCGCCGCCTGGCCGCGGTGAAGCCGATCGTCGTGGTGAAGGGCGCCCGCCACACCGGCAGCCTGCCGCCCGGCCACGCCGTCCCGGGCACTGCCACCGGGCTGAGCGACGCGACGGTGGACGCGCTGTTCCAGCAGGCCGGGGTCATCCGGGTGGAGACGATCACGGAGCTGTACGACACCGGCGAGCTGCTCGGCCTCCAGCCGCTGCCGCCCGGGGACCGGGTCGCGGTGGTCGGCAACTCGGACTCGCTCGGCCTTCTGACGTACGACGCCTGCCTGAGCGCGGGCCTGCGCCCACGCACCCCCGTCGACCTGAGCACCGCGGCGACCGGCGAGAACTTCCGGATCGCCCTGGACGTGGCGCTCGGCGACCCCGCGGTGGACGCGGTGATCGCGGTGGCGATCCCGCCGATCGGCACGTCCGCGCACGCGTTCATGGGCGGCCGGCTGACCGGCTCGGACGATCCGGAGATGGGCTCGGACGATCCGGAGATCGCCGCCGCCCTGCTCGAAGCCGGAGAGCGGGCACGGGAGTTGGGTAAGCCGCTGCTGCTGGCCCACCTGGCGCTGACCGACCTGCCGGCCCGGCTGCGCCCGGGCGGCATCCCCGCGTTCGCGGCGCCCGAGCGGGCGGTGCACGCCCTCGCGCACGCCGTTCACTACGCGCAGTGGCGCCGCCGGATGGCCGAGGCCGAGGAGACGGCCCGTGTCCCCGAGCTGGACCGGATCGACGAGCCCGGCGCCCGCGCCCTGGTCGAGGCGGCGCTGAGCGCCCGTGCCGCGGCCTCCCGCCCGTCGCCCACCACCACCCTCGTTCGAGGTGCCACGCGCCGCTCGCTCCTGATCCGCACCCAGCCAGGCGGCGCCCGGATCACCCTGCCGGACGCACAGGCCCGCGAGCTGCTGGCCCACTACGGGATCGACGTGTCGCCGACGCTGCCCGCGCCGGACGAGGCGACGGCCGTCGCGGCAGCTGCCACGCTCGGTTACCCGGTGGCCCTCAAGGCGACGGCCCCGCACCTGCGCCACCGCCCGGACCTGGGCAGCGTCCGGCTGGACCTGACCGGCGAGCCGGGCCTGCGCCGCGCCCACCGCGAGCTGGACGCGCTGCTCGGCGGTGCGGCGCAGGCCGAGCTGGTGGTGCAGCGGCTGGCCCCGCGCGGGGTGGACACGGTGATCGGTGCGACGGTGGACCCGGCGGTGGGCGCGATCCTGTCCTTCGGCCTGGCCGGAGCGCCGGCCGAACTGCTGGGCGATGTCGCGCACCGGCTGGTTCCGGCCACCGATCAGGACGTCGCGGGGCTGATCCGGGAGGTCCGGGCGGCTCCGCTGCTGTTCGGCTGGCGGGGCGCGGAGGCGGTGGACACGGACGCGCTGGAGGTGCTGCTGCTGCGGGTGTCGCAGCTGGTGGACGACGTGCCGGAGGTGGCGTCGGTGGATCTCGAACCGGTGGTCGTCGCACCGCACGGGCTGGCGATCCTGGGGGCGCGCGTGCGGATCGCGCCGCTTCCCGTCCGCAGCGATCTGGGCCCGCGCGCCATGAGCACCCTGTAACCTTCCTTGGTTGCGCCTGCCCGTGGGCGCTGTTGTCCGAAGCTCGGCGCCGCACCGCCCGCTTCGTCGGCGGACCATGCCAGGATGGAGTTATGGCGAAGACCGGTACCACCACTCAGGACCTGCGTTCGGCGATCGAGCGCAGCGGCTACTACCCGGCCCTGGTGTCCGAGGCGGTGGAGTCCGCGGTGGGCCCGGAGCCGATCGGCTCCTACCTGGTGCACCAGGAGACGACGTTCGACGCGAACGAGGTGCGCCGGCACGTCACGGTGCTGGTGCTGACCCCGACCCGGTTCGTGGTGAGCCACACGGACGAGCAGTCCGGCGACGCGGGCAGCCCGTCGGTGCCGTTCGCGACGACGTCGACGGAGAGTGTCCGGCTGGACCGGATCGGCTCGGTCGTGGTGAGCCGGATGGTGGCGAACCCGGAGACGTACACGCCGGGCACGCTGCCGCGCGAGGTGGTGCTGACGATCGGCTGGGGCGCGGTGCAGCGGCTGGACCTGGAGCCGGCGGGCTGCTCGGACCCGAACTGTGAGGCGGATCACGGATACACCGGTTCGGCGACGGCTGACGATCTGTCACTGCGGGTGAGCGAGGCCGGTGACGGTCCGGAGACGGTCGCGCAGGCGCTGGTGTTCGCCCGGGCGCTGTCGGACGCGACGATCAGCAACGGTCCGCGAGCCTGAGCGTCACGGCTCCCGGGCACCGCCGCTCCTGAGCGCCTCCGTTGACGACCGCTACCGCCGACGACCGCCCCCACTGACGCCCTCCGACGACCGCCACGAAACCGGATTCATGTCTTTCGCACCTTCCGACGGCTACGACGCCTTCGAGATCCTCGATCCCGCCACGGCCCCCGCGCCCGCGTACGGCAGCGGTTCGCTCTGCGACCTGCTGCCCTCGGTGGCGGCGGGGCTGGGCGTCGAGGGCTTCGCCGCGACGCTGCCGATCGCCCCGGCGGACCGGGTGGTGGTCTTCCTGGTCGACGGTCTCGGCTGGGAGCTGCTGCTGCGGCATCCCGAGTACGCGCCGTTCCTGTCCTCGCTGGCGGGGAGTTCGCTGGGCGGCACCGGCCGCCCGCTGACCGCCGGCTTCCCGTCGACCACGGCGACCTCGCTGGCCTCGGTCGGCACGGGCACTCCGCCGGGGCTGCACGGTCTGGCCGGATACACGGTGGCGGTCCCCGACGCCGGTTATCTGATGAACCAGCTGCGCTGGCAGCCGCCGACGGACCCGGCGGCCTGGCAGCCGTACCCGACGGTCTTCGAGCGCACGCACGCCGCCGGGGTGGCGACGGCGCAGGTCTCGTCCCCGCTGTTCGCACAGACGCCGCTGACGCGGGTGGCGCTGTCCGGTGGCACGTTCCTGGGCCGGACCACGGGCGAGGAGCGGATGGACCAGGCCGCCGCCTGGCTGGCCGAGCACGACCGGGCGCTGGTGTACACGTACGTCAGCGAGCTGGACGGCGCGGGCCACCGCTTCGGGGTCGACTCGGACGAGTGGCGGATGACGCTGGACGCGGTGGACCGGCTGGCCCGGCGGCTGGCCGAGCAGCTGCCGCCGCGCTCGGCGATGTACGTGACGGCCGACCACGGCATGATCGACATCGCGCCGGAGGACCGGATCGACTTCGACGAGGACTGGGAGCTGGGCGCTGGCGTGGCCCTGCTGGGCGGCGAGGGCCGGGCCCGGCACGTGTACGCGGTGCCGGGGGCGGCGGCCGACGTGTACACGGTCTGGAGCGAGGTGCTGGGCGACCGGATGTGGGTGGCGACCCGGGACGAGGCGATCGCGGCGGGCTGGTTCGGCCCGGCCGTGGACGAGCGGGTGTACCGGCGGATCGGCGACGTGGTCGCCGCGGCCCGGGACGATGTGGCGATCATCGCCTCCCGGAACGAGCCGGGTGAGTCGGCGATGGTCGGCCTGCACGGTTCGATGACCCCGGTCGAGCAGTTCGTGCCGCTGCTCGAAGTGCGTGCCTGAGCGTGGTGCGCGCCTGCTCGACGTGTGCACGAAGGCCCCGCCGCCGATTCTTCTGTGCTCGAACTCCCCTGATGTGAAAGGCCCTTGCTCCACTCATGGCTGAACTGGTGTTCTTCTCGGGCACGATGGACTGCGGCAAGTCGACGCTGGCGCTGCAGATGGACCACAACCACGCGGCCCGCGGCCGGCAGGGGATCATCCTGACCCGGAACGACCGGGCCGGCGCGGCCACCATCTCCAGCCGGCTGGGCCTGCGTGCGAACGCGGTCGAGGTGACCGACGACTTCGACTTCCACACCCATGTGGTGCACCTGCTCTCGGCGGGCGGCCGGGTGGACTACCTGATCTGCGACGAGGCCCAGTTCTTCGCCGCCGAGCAGGTCGACCAGCTGGCCCGCGTGGTGGACGAACTGGAGATCGACGTCTACACGTTCGGCATCACCACGGATTTCCGCACCCGACTGTTCCCGGGTTCGCAGCGGCTGATCGAGCTGGCCGACCGGGTCGAGGTGCTCCAGGTGGAGGCGCTGTGCTGGTGCGGCGCGCGGGCCACCCACAACGCGCGGACGGTCGGCGGCGTGATGGTGGTCGAGGGCGCGCAGGTCGTGGTGGGTGACATCTCGGTGAACGAGGACGAGGTCGGCTACGAGGTGCTGTGCCGTCGGCATCACCGCCGCCGGTTGACCTCGGCGACCTCCGGCGCCTCGGTGCTCTCTCCGGACGTCCTGCCCTTCGAGGAGCAGCAGGCCTAGGGCGTTTCGAGCACGGAGAAGTGCCCGCCCTGCGGGTCGGCCAGCCGGGCGGCGCGGCCGCGGGCGGTGTCGTGCGGTTCGACCAGGACGCGGCCGCCCAGGTCGGCGGCGCGACGGGCCGTCAGGTCGGCGTCGCGTACGGCGAAGTGGACCTGCCAGCGGGGCGGGTGGCCGCGCAGTTCGGCGCCGTGCCGGATGCCGGCGACCGGGCGCCCGTCCACCAGCAGTGCGGATTCATCGCTGTCCGTGGGCCGGACCGGCCGGTTGAGGACCGCGCCGTAGAAGGCGGAGGCGCCTTCCGCGTCGGGGGTGAGCAGTTCGGCCCAGGCCAGTTCGCCGGGTTCGGGGACGGCCTCGCGGCCGGTGAGCTCCTCGCCCTGCCAGAGGCCGAAGACGGCGCCGGAGACGTCGGCGACGATGGCCATCCGCCCGGCGCGTTCGGCCTGGAGCGGTCCGACGGCGACGGTGCCGCCGCATGCGCGGACCAGCTGGGCGGTGTGGTCGGCGCTGTCCACGGCGAAGTAGGTGGTCCACTGCACCGGGAAGCCGGTGGCGGTGGAGACGCCGAGACCGGCGACCGGTTCCCCGTCGAGTTCGGCCCGGACGTAGTCGCCGAGTTGAGTGGGGCCGGGGGAGTAGGTCCAGCCGACCAGGTCGCCGTAGAACGCGCGGGCGCCGGCCAGGTCGTCGGTCAGCAGGCTGACCCAGCACGGCGTGCCCTGGGCCAGCCGGAGTGTCACCGCGGGCAATGCGCGCCTCCTCGGGGGCGGTTGGGCGCACGGGGTGTGCGCAGGGTGATGCTTCCACTCCGGCGCGTGCCGAACCCTCGGGCCGCGCGGAAAATCCGGCAAAGACCGCACAAAGAGCGGCGGTTCGGGAGCGCTGCGCGAGAATGTCCGCCATGACCACCTACAACGACGCTTCCCCGCTGATCTCCGCGGCCAAGCTGCGGGAGGCGCTCGCCTGCGCGCGTCCGCCGGTGCTGCTGGACGTGCGCTACCGGCTCGTGGGCGCGGCCACGTCCGGCCCGACCGCGGCCGAGGAGTACGCGGCGGGGCATCTGCCCGGCGCCCACTTCGTCGACCTGGACCGGGATCTCGCGGCCCCGCCCGGTGCCCCGGGGCGGGGTGGTCGCCATCCGCTGCCGGATCCGGAGGTGTTCGGTGCGGCGATGCGCCGCTTCGGCGTCGCTGCCGACCGCCCGGTCGTGGTGTACGACGGCGGGCCGTCGCTGTCGGCGGCCCGGGCGTGGTGGCTGCTGCGCTGGGCCGGGCACCGGGAGGTCCGGGTGCTGGACGGCGGGTACGCGGCGTGGCTGGCGGCCGGGCTGCCGGTGACGGCCGAGGTGCCGGCGCCGGAGGCGGGAGACTTCAAGCCGGTCCCGGGTCAGCTGCCGGTGGTTGACGCGGACGGCGCGGCGGCGTGGGCGCGCAGCGGTCTGCTGCTGGACGCCCGGGCGGGGGAGCGGTACCGCGGTGAGACGGAGCCGGTGGACCCGCGGGCCGGGCACATCCCGGGCGCGGTGTCGGCGCCGACCGCCGAGAACGTCGGCCCGGACGGGCGGTTCCGGCCGACCGAGGAGCTGGCCGCGCGGTTCCGTGCGCTGGGCGCGGGTGAGACGGAGACGGCCGTGTACTGCGGGTCGGGTGTGACGGCGGCGCACCAGATCCTGGCGCTTGAGGTGGCGGGCCTCCCGGCCACGCTGTACGCGGGGTCGTGGAGCGAGTGGTCGAGCGACGAGACCCGCCCGGTGGCGGTGACCGACCAGCCGGGCTGAGCCCGGGCACGGCGACGGGGCGGGAGGCCGGGCCTCCCGCCCCTTCGTCACCTCTGACTACTCCTGCTTCTTGCGCCGGCTGCCGAAGACGATCTCGTCCCAGCTGGGCACGGTGGCCCGGCGGCCGGGCCGGACGCCGTCCGCCTCGGCCTGCCGGTCGGTGGTGCCGACCAGGCGCTCGCGGTGCGGGGCGACGGCGCGCGGCATCAGGATGTCCGCGTACGCCGAGCCCGCGCCCACGGCGGGTGCCGCGGCGGCCGGCTCCTCGCCCTCCTCCGCGACCTCGGCGGGCACCGGCTCGATCGCGTTGGGTCCGATGGCGAGGTCGCCGCGGAAGGCGGGGACCACGTCGAGCAGGCTGGTCAGCGAGTCCCGGCCCTCGGCGGTGGCCTCGCGCGACTCGCGGACCTCGCGGGCCGACATGATGCGGTCGGCGGAGGGCCGGTCGATCATCGGGCGGGGCGGCCGGTCCTGGGGGAGCCGGGCGATCCGCGGGATGAACGGGAAGACCGACTCCTCCTCGCGCTCGACGTTCTCGCCGATCAGCGCGCGGGCCTCGTCGTCGTTGGGCTGGACCAGGCGCCGGGGCGGGTCGTACGTCCAGGAGGCGCTGCGGCCCTCGCCGTCGGCCCGGTAGGAGAGGATGACCTCCCAGGTGCCGTCGTCGCGCCGCCAGGAGTCCCAGCGTTCGGTGTCCTTCTCGGCCCCGCGCAGCGCGAGCCGCTCGGCGACGGCCTCGCCGAGCTGCGGGCCGGTGGATTCGCCGTTGCGGCGGATGGCGGTCTTTCGGGCGCGTTCGGCCATGAAGGCGCGCTCGGCGAGGACCGGCCCCTCGAAGCGGCGGACCCGGTCGACGGAGATGCCGGCGGCCTGCGCGACCTCCTCGGCGGAGGCACCGGCTCGTATCCGCGCCTGGATGTCCCGGGGGCGCAGGTGGCTCTCGACCTCGATCTCGATCTGGCCGAGGCGCGGCCGGTCGCCGCGGATGGCGGCGCGCAGCCGCTCGTCGATGGGGAGGGTGTACTCCGTGCTGTCGGCAGCTTTGAGCACCAGCCGTGTGCCGTCGTTGCTGACGGCCACAACCCGCAGTTCGGGCACGGTTACCTCCCGGGTGGTGCCTGCCGACGTCACCTGCGTCGCTGCTCCCGTACTGAGTGTGGCCTGCCCGCTCGCGACTGGCCACAACCTTGCTGAGTTCCCCGGCGTGTCGGGATTACGCCCGGGCACGCCACTGTGGCACGGTTGCCTTTTTGCCACGCCATCCGTCGACGTCGCGCCTCGGTGTCCCGCCGTCCCCGCACGCGGAGTGCTCGCGACGATCCGGGAAGGGCGTCGCCGTGCGTGCCTGTGTCGTGGCTCTTCGTCAGTCTGCCGGTGAAGGCGCAGTCGACAAGTCGACCCAAGGCTCAGGCTTTACGAACAGTACTCCATTCGTGGCATCCGAAGGGGCGGCTCGCCGCTCAAGTCTCCCGCGATTCACGGGAATCTCAAGAGCACGCGCCCCCAATGGCGGATCGCCGCCGGATGAACGGTGATCATCTTCACATAAAACGGGAGCGGAGAGCCGCATTTTCGTCCCTTGTGTCCTTCTTTGGGCAAGGGGGGAGTGTCGTGTTTGAAGAACAGTCGTATGAACCGGGGGATGTTGATGCCGGAGCGGACGGCGGATCAGTCCCCGAGCACCCGGCGCAGATAGGGATTGCCGAAGACGCGCTGCGGATCGACCTCGTCGCGCAGCGCGGTGAAGTCGCCGAAGTGCGGGTAGACACCGGCGAGGTACTCGGCGTCGCGGGTGTGGAGCTTGCCCCAGTGCGGGCGGCCCTGGTGAGCGGTCATCAGCTGTTCGACGCCGGTGAAGTAGCCCTGGTCGCGGGTGCCCCGGTAGAGGTGGACGGCGAGGTAGGCGCTGTCGCGGCCGGAGGCGGTGGAGAGCCAGAGGTCGTCGGCGGGGGCGAAGCGGACCTCCACCGGGAAGCTGATCCGCCAGTCGGATCGTTCGATCAGCGCTTTCAGCTCGCGCAGCACGTCGGCGACGGCCGCGCGCGGCACCGCGTACTCCATCTCGACGAAGCGGACCTTGCGCGCGCTGGTGAACACCCTGTGCGAGGCGTCGGTGTAGCTGCGGTCGGACCAGGCGCGGCTGGCCAGCGAGGCGATGGCGGGAATGCTGCCGGGGAAGCGGCGGCCGACCCGGCAGGCGCCCTCCCAGACGGTGTTGGAGAGGAAATCGTCCTCCAGCCACTCCTTGAAGCGGGGAAGCGGGGCGGCCGGGCCCTGGCTGCGGTTGTTGCGCTTGGTGGAGCAGCGGTCGGTGTGCGGGAACCAGTAGAACTCGAAGTGCTCGTTGACGGCGGTGAGGTCGTCGAGGCGTTCGAGCACCTCGTCGAAGCGCATCGGCTGTTCGTGTGCGGTGAGCAGGAAGGCCGGTTCGACGGCGAAGGTGAGCGCGGTGATCACGCCGAGCGCACCGAGGCCGAGCCGGGCGCCCTCGAAGAGCCGGGGGTGCTCGGTCGGGGAGCAGCGCCGGACGGTGCCGTCGGCGAGGACGATCTCCAGGGCGCGGATCTGGGCGGCGAGCGAGCCGGAGTCGCGGCCGGTGCCGTGGGTGCCGGTGCTGGTGGCGCCGGCCACGGTCTGGACCTCGATGTCGCCCATGTTGGTGAGGGAGAGGCCCTCGGCGGCGAGGAGCCGGTTGAGCCGGTGGAGCGGGAGGCCGGACTCGACGGTGACGGTGCCGGCCGCGCGGTCGATCTCGCGGACGGCGGTGAACGCGTGGGGGCGGATCTGGACGCCGTCGCCGGCGGAGGCGATCGAGGTGAACGAGTGACCGGAGCCGACGGCCTTGACGGTGCGGCCCTGGTCGGCGGCGCGCAGGATTTCCTTGGCCAGTTCCTCCGCGGTGCCGGGCGTGGCCACCCGGGCGGGGTGGGCGCTCTGGTTGCCGGCCCAGTTGGTCCAGCGGGTGCGGGTCGCGGTACTGGCCTGGGGCATCGTGCTGCCTCCTGCTCCGTGGCCGAACGGGGTCGGCGGGGGTCCGGGGCGGTGGGGCCGCCCGTGGGGCCTGTCCTAGGGGGGCGCGCGCCCCTCTACCCGCGGGTAGGCCCGCGAGTAGGGAGGAGAGTAGTCAGTTCACCGTTCGAGGTCTACCGGTTGCGCGGCGGGCTCGTGGGGCTCGGTGGCGGGGACGCCGGCCCGCAGGCGGGGCAGCCCGACCAGGGCGACGAGGACGCCGAAGACCCCGGCGACCAGCGGCACCCAGTAGCCGGCGGCGGCACCGGAGGCGTCGACCACCCAGCCGCCGGCCGAGGAGCCGAAGGCCACGCCGAGGGCGAGCCCGGTCGTGGTCCAGGCCATGCC
The nucleotide sequence above comes from Streptomyces kaniharaensis. Encoded proteins:
- a CDS encoding VOC family protein, with product MTLRLAQGTPCWVSLLTDDLAGARAFYGDLVGWTYSPGPTQLGDYVRAELDGEPVAGLGVSTATGFPVQWTTYFAVDSADHTAQLVRACGGTVAVGPLQAERAGRMAIVADVSGAVFGLWQGEELTGREAVPEPGELAWAELLTPDAEGASAFYGAVLNRPVRPTDSDESALLVDGRPVAGIRHGAELRGHPPRWQVHFAVRDADLTARRAADLGGRVLVEPHDTARGRAARLADPQGGHFSVLETP
- a CDS encoding DUF5998 family protein, encoding MAKTGTTTQDLRSAIERSGYYPALVSEAVESAVGPEPIGSYLVHQETTFDANEVRRHVTVLVLTPTRFVVSHTDEQSGDAGSPSVPFATTSTESVRLDRIGSVVVSRMVANPETYTPGTLPREVVLTIGWGAVQRLDLEPAGCSDPNCEADHGYTGSATADDLSLRVSEAGDGPETVAQALVFARALSDATISNGPRA
- the sepH gene encoding septation protein SepH — encoded protein: MTSAGTTREVTVPELRVVAVSNDGTRLVLKAADSTEYTLPIDERLRAAIRGDRPRLGQIEIEVESHLRPRDIQARIRAGASAEEVAQAAGISVDRVRRFEGPVLAERAFMAERARKTAIRRNGESTGPQLGEAVAERLALRGAEKDTERWDSWRRDDGTWEVILSYRADGEGRSASWTYDPPRRLVQPNDDEARALIGENVEREEESVFPFIPRIARLPQDRPPRPMIDRPSADRIMSAREVRESREATAEGRDSLTSLLDVVPAFRGDLAIGPNAIEPVPAEVAEEGEEPAAAAPAVGAGSAYADILMPRAVAPHRERLVGTTDRQAEADGVRPGRRATVPSWDEIVFGSRRKKQE
- a CDS encoding sulfurtransferase, coding for MTTYNDASPLISAAKLREALACARPPVLLDVRYRLVGAATSGPTAAEEYAAGHLPGAHFVDLDRDLAAPPGAPGRGGRHPLPDPEVFGAAMRRFGVAADRPVVVYDGGPSLSAARAWWLLRWAGHREVRVLDGGYAAWLAAGLPVTAEVPAPEAGDFKPVPGQLPVVDADGAAAWARSGLLLDARAGERYRGETEPVDPRAGHIPGAVSAPTAENVGPDGRFRPTEELAARFRALGAGETETAVYCGSGVTAAHQILALEVAGLPATLYAGSWSEWSSDETRPVAVTDQPG
- a CDS encoding alkaline phosphatase family protein, coding for MSFAPSDGYDAFEILDPATAPAPAYGSGSLCDLLPSVAAGLGVEGFAATLPIAPADRVVVFLVDGLGWELLLRHPEYAPFLSSLAGSSLGGTGRPLTAGFPSTTATSLASVGTGTPPGLHGLAGYTVAVPDAGYLMNQLRWQPPTDPAAWQPYPTVFERTHAAGVATAQVSSPLFAQTPLTRVALSGGTFLGRTTGEERMDQAAAWLAEHDRALVYTYVSELDGAGHRFGVDSDEWRMTLDAVDRLARRLAEQLPPRSAMYVTADHGMIDIAPEDRIDFDEDWELGAGVALLGGEGRARHVYAVPGAAADVYTVWSEVLGDRMWVATRDEAIAAGWFGPAVDERVYRRIGDVVAAARDDVAIIASRNEPGESAMVGLHGSMTPVEQFVPLLEVRA
- a CDS encoding thymidine kinase encodes the protein MAELVFFSGTMDCGKSTLALQMDHNHAARGRQGIILTRNDRAGAATISSRLGLRANAVEVTDDFDFHTHVVHLLSAGGRVDYLICDEAQFFAAEQVDQLARVVDELEIDVYTFGITTDFRTRLFPGSQRLIELADRVEVLQVEALCWCGARATHNARTVGGVMVVEGAQVVVGDISVNEDEVGYEVLCRRHHRRRLTSATSGASVLSPDVLPFEEQQA
- a CDS encoding GNAT family N-acetyltransferase, encoding MDDSAVAHPEQPDYPQHWEADILLRDGGTARIRPITPADAARLVEFYEQVSDQSKYFRFFAPYPKLSEKDVRRFTHHDFVNRVALAVVIRDRFIATVRYDRIDAEGRPSDTGTDAEVAFLVQDAHQGRGVASALLEHIAAVAQERGIRRFQAEVLPENRKMVKVFTDAGYTQRRSFADGVVHLEFDLEPTARSLAVMRAREHRAEARSVQRLLTPRSVAVIGVSRNPQTVGRAILRDLLGSFDSTRPVHAVNRNAPPGTELDGVPVHRSILDVPGPVDLAVIAVPEGAVPAAVAECGAHGVQGLVVVTAGYAETGAEGRDRQRALVRQARAAGMRVIGPNAFGLINTDPGLPLNASLAPHLPRRGGFGIFCQSGAIGVALLEAAHRRGLGVSSFASVGNRADVSGNDFLQYWAEDDATEVVLLYLESFGNPRKFTRIARRLAAVKPIVVVKGARHTGSLPPGHAVPGTATGLSDATVDALFQQAGVIRVETITELYDTGELLGLQPLPPGDRVAVVGNSDSLGLLTYDACLSAGLRPRTPVDLSTAATGENFRIALDVALGDPAVDAVIAVAIPPIGTSAHAFMGGRLTGSDDPEMGSDDPEIAAALLEAGERARELGKPLLLAHLALTDLPARLRPGGIPAFAAPERAVHALAHAVHYAQWRRRMAEAEETARVPELDRIDEPGARALVEAALSARAAASRPSPTTTLVRGATRRSLLIRTQPGGARITLPDAQARELLAHYGIDVSPTLPAPDEATAVAAAATLGYPVALKATAPHLRHRPDLGSVRLDLTGEPGLRRAHRELDALLGGAAQAELVVQRLAPRGVDTVIGATVDPAVGAILSFGLAGAPAELLGDVAHRLVPATDQDVAGLIREVRAAPLLFGWRGAEAVDTDALEVLLLRVSQLVDDVPEVASVDLEPVVVAPHGLAILGARVRIAPLPVRSDLGPRAMSTL
- a CDS encoding D-arabinono-1,4-lactone oxidase is translated as MPQASTATRTRWTNWAGNQSAHPARVATPGTAEELAKEILRAADQGRTVKAVGSGHSFTSIASAGDGVQIRPHAFTAVREIDRAAGTVTVESGLPLHRLNRLLAAEGLSLTNMGDIEVQTVAGATSTGTHGTGRDSGSLAAQIRALEIVLADGTVRRCSPTEHPRLFEGARLGLGALGVITALTFAVEPAFLLTAHEQPMRFDEVLERLDDLTAVNEHFEFYWFPHTDRCSTKRNNRSQGPAAPLPRFKEWLEDDFLSNTVWEGACRVGRRFPGSIPAIASLASRAWSDRSYTDASHRVFTSARKVRFVEMEYAVPRAAVADVLRELKALIERSDWRISFPVEVRFAPADDLWLSTASGRDSAYLAVHLYRGTRDQGYFTGVEQLMTAHQGRPHWGKLHTRDAEYLAGVYPHFGDFTALRDEVDPQRVFGNPYLRRVLGD